CCGTTTCGAGACGGCGGTGAGCAACAGTGTTCTCGATCGCATGAGCGTGAAGATGACAGCGCCAGCCTCCCTCAATCCGGGCGAGACGGCTACCAGCACCCTGACCGGCACGGCGAAGTCGCTCACCTACATCCCCGCGATTCCGGTCGCCATTGAGGCCACCTACAGCTCGTCGAACACGAACGTCGTTGCCGTCTCGGCGGACGGCGCGCTGCGTGGAACCGGCGGAGGCTCCGCGACGGTCACCGCGCGGACAGCGACGGGAAAGACGTATACGTCGAACGTATCAGTGACCGGGGATCCGGCCATGGGCCAGGAACCGGCGACTGGAGTGAATGTCGCTGTCCTCGCCAACAGCTGGTCGACCCTCGCCGATGACGTCGAGTTCGAGTACGCCTCACCCGGCGATGAGGTCATCGTCGGAGACTGGGACGGCAATGGCACCGACACCCTCGGCGTGCGGCGTGGCAACACCTTCTACCTCCACAACTCCCTGCGGGGAGGTGCTCCCGATCACCAGTTCGACTATGGGCGCCTCGGCGATGAGGTTCTCGTGGGGGACTGGGATGGCAATGGCACCGACACCCTCGGCGTTCGGCGCGGCAACACCTTCTACCTCAACAATGTCCTGCGAGGCGGAATCGCCGAGAACCAGTTCGACTATGGCAGGATCGGCGATGAGGTCATCGTCGGCGACTGGAACGGGACCGGCAACGACACGATCAGCGTTCGGCGCGGCGTCACCTTCTTCATCAGCAACCGTCTCGCCACCGGCATCGCCGAGCGTGAATACCACTACGGACGCCTGGGTGATGAGGCGATCATCGGCGACTTCGACGGCGACGGAATGGACACGGTGACACTCCGTCGCGTCAGCACACTCCACATCAACAACAGGCATGCCGGGGGCAGTGCTGAGCGCAAGGTGGACTATGGACTGCCGGGCGAGCCGCTCCTCATCGGTGACTGGAACGGCGACGGGATCGACACTCCGGGGCTCTTCAGGGTGAAGTAGCGGATCTGGCGGCTCTACAGATCCAGCCAGGGCCGGGAACAAGCGGGGAGGGGAGCGGTGCAGTGTGCATCGCTCCCCTCCTAGTCGTTCATCCCTACGATCGTCCGTTGAGGAATGACCATGCCTGGACACCCGAGGACATGCCGGCGGTGTTTGGGACGAAGGTGGCGTTCTCGATCCGCGCGCGGACCACAGGGGTGATGCGCGAGGCGTTGCCGCCCCCGATATAGAGGGTGTCCCAGCGGAGCACAGGAAAGAGGAGTTCAATCGCGCGCAGGACTCGCCGGGACCAGGCGGAGTCACCTAGACGGCGGCGCTCGTGCTCGCCGAGAACGTCATCGAAGGTCAGTCCCCAGCGCATCGGCGCATGTGAGATCTCGAGGTGAGGCGAGAGGACTCCGTTGTCGACGAGGGCCGTTCCGAGCCCGGTCCCGAGCGTCATGAAGAACTCCAGGCCCTGCCCGCTGACGATCCCGGCGGCAGCGACCTCGGCATCGTTGAGAACGAGCGCCGGCACGCCGAAGCGTTCCTTCAGCGCCTGCGCCATGTCGAAATCCCTCCACTGCTCCACGAGGTCGGGGACTGGCTTCGTGCGCGGACCGGAACGGCAGATGTAGTGCGGTGTGTGGACGACGACCCCGTGTCGGATCATGCCCGGCATCCCGAGGGTGATGCGATCGGCGGGCGGCAGCTGGTTCGCCATGTCTGCAACGATCGAGATGAGCTTCGTCGGCGGCAGAGGATAGGGCACGGGTTCGCGCAGCGCCGGGGCGATCTGCTGGGAGTCGGCATCGAGGACCGTCGCCTTGATACCGCCCCCGCCGCAGTCCACACCGAGTGTGAGCGGCCCCTGAGTCTTTCGTTCCATGACCACGACGCTAGCACCGTCGGCGTGGAGGCCGTGTGTCAGACTGGTGGAATGAATCGTATTCGTCTCGACCTGTCCTATGACGGCAGCGGGTTCCATGGGTGGGCCGCACAGCCCGGCCTGCGCACCGTCGAAGGCGTCCTCACCGAGGCCCTGGAAACGATTCTCCGCAGGCAGATCAGGCTGACCGTCGCGGGCCGGACGGATGCCGGCGTCCACGCCGCCGCTCAGACCGCGCACTTCGATGTGGAGGATGAGGTGTGGCAGCGGGTGCCGGGGCGCTCCTCGCGGACACCGGGTGAGGCGCTGCTCACACGCCTGACGGGAGTGATGGCACGGGGGCAGGTGAACCGCGGGATCGGCGACATCGTCATCGCCCGGGTCGAGCAGACGAGCTCTGATTTCGACGCTCGATTCTCAGCTGTTGGCAGGCGCTACCGCTACAGGATCGACGACCGCCCGGTGCCCGACGTGTTCGCCCGGACACGAGCGCTGCGGTCGGAGCCTCTCGACGACCGGCTCATGATGAGGGCGGGCGCCGGCCTCGTCGGTGAGCACGATTTCCTGTCATTCTGCAAGCCGCGAGAGGGCGCGACGACCATCCGCACCCTGCGCGGTCTCGACGTCCACCGCCCGGGGAGCGGGCCTGATGCGGGACTGCTCGTCCTCGACCTTGAGGCCGACGCCTTCTGCCATTCGATGGTGCGGTCGATCGTCGGCACGCTCGTTGAGATTGGGCGGGGACGTCGCGATCCCGTGTGGGCGCAGAAGCGCCTTGCGGAGCGCAGTCGGAGCGAAGGCGTCGTCATCGCCCCCGCGCACGGACTCACTCTCGAAGGGGTCGAATATCCCGACGAGAGCAGGTATGCTCAGCAGGCGGAGCAGGCGCGCAGAGTGCGTGAGAACCCACTCACACCGAGTGCCGCTCGCATTGACCCTGTTGGCTGCTGCGATTAGAGTGTAAAAAGTTGTGTTGGGCGCGCTCCCACTCGCGCTACGACAACAGCAGCGACAAGTTTTATTCATTACTTGGGCGGACCTCTGGCCGTGAGCCATGCGAACAGATTCCCCCCAGACAGAAACGAAGGCATAGCCCGTGCGTACGTATACACCTAAGCCCGGCGACGTTGATTCCAAGTGGTATGTCATTGATGCCACCGACGTTGTGCTCGGCCGACTGGCAGCTCAGGTTGCCACCCTGCTCCGTGGGAAGCACAAGCCGAACTTTGCTCCCAACGCCGACCTTGGTGACCATGTCATCATCATCAACGCCGAGAAGGTCCGCCTGACCGGCAACAAGCGCCAGCAGAAGTTCGCTTACCACCACTCGGGATACCCGGGCGGTCTGCGCGCCGTCTCGTACGAGGAGCTTCTTGAGAAGTTCCCCGAGCGCGCGGTGGAGAAGGCAGTGAAGGGCATGCTCCCGCACAACCGCCTTGCCGCTCAGCAGATCAAGAAGCTCAAGGTCTACGCAGGTGCTCAGCACCCGCACCAGGCCCAGAACCCCGAGGTTTACGAGCTCACCCAGGTGACTCAGTAGCAGTCCCGCACGGACCAGGAACTTTTGAAGGAGAACTGTGGCAGAGACTACCGCAGCAGACATTGAGCTCGAGGATGTCCCGAGCTCGTATACAGTGAGCAGCGATGCTCCCGAGACAGGCCAGGGCCAGTCCCTGACCGCCCCCGGCCAGGCGCTCGGCCGCCGCAAGCAGGCGATCGCCCGCGTCCGCCTCGTGCCCGGCACGGGCTCGTGGTCGATCAACGGCCGTGAGCTGGAAGATTACTTCCCGAACAAGATTCACCAGCAGCTCGTCCGCTCCCCGTTCGCGCTTCTCGATATCGAGGGTCGCTTCGACGTCATCGCCCGCATCGATGGCGGCGGCGTGTCCGGGCAGGCTGGCGCGATGCGTCACGGCATCGCCCGCGCGCTCAACAACATCGATCGCGATCACAACCGTGCGGCCCTCAAGAAGGCCGGCTTCCTGACCCGCGACGCTCGCGCAGTCGAGCGGAAGAAGGCAGGCCTCAAGAAGGCTCGTAAGGCTTCGCAGTTCTCGAAGCGCTGATCTTCTCTTAAGCATGCTCACCCCCGCATCAGCGGGGGTGAGCTGTATTCTGGCTGGTTGTGCGGTGGGGGTTTGCGTGCCATCAGCCCGGGCTGATCCTTTCCGCAGAGCGTGCGTGGGTCATGGCGTGCCCGCCTCCTGCGGTACATTGAGAACGTGAATCTTCCGGAAGGGGTATAAGGTGGGTCGACTGTTCGGGACCGACGGTGTTCGAGGTCTGGCGAATCGTGACGTGACAGCCGATCTGGCGCTCAGACTGGGAGCCGCGACGGCGCGGGTCCTGGTCGGCGATCGAGATGCGGCTGGTCGTCCTCGCGCAATTGTCGGCAGGGACACGAGGCAGTCGGGCGCCATGCTCGCGCAGGCAGTGGCCGCGGGCCTCGCCTCCGCCGGCGTCGACACCATTCATGTCGACGTGGTCTCGACCCCGGCGATCGCCTACCTGACGAAGGCGCACGGCTACGACCTCGGTGTCATGATCTCTGCCTCCCACAACGCGATGCCGGACAACGGCATCAAGTTCTTCGACAGCACCGGCTACAAGCTCGCGGACGCGACGGAGGATGCGGTCGAGGCGCATCTCGACGATGACTGGGAGCGTCCGGTCGGCGACGGCGTCGGCAGGATCACCGACGATTACGAGGTCGCCAGCCGGGAGTACCTCGACCATCTGTCGGGTGCGATCACGGCCGACCTGTCGAACCTGAGGATCGCCGTCGACTGCGCGAATGGGGCAGCCAGCGTGCTGGGCCCCGAGGCGCTGCGACGTGCAGGGGCGGACGTCGTTGTCATCAACTCGGCACCCGACGGCAAGAACATCAACGACGCGTGCGGGTCCACTCACCCTGAGCAGCTCAAGGCCCTCACCGTCGCCTCCGAGGCCGACTTCGGAGTGGCCTTCGACGGGGACGCCGACCGCTGCCTCGCGGTGGATCACACGGGCGAGCTCGTCGACGGGGACCAGATCCTCGGCGTCCTCGCCGCGGGCATGCAGGACGCGGGCACGCTCGTCGATGACACGCTCGTCGTCACCGTCATGTCGAACCTCGGCCTCAAGCTCGCGCTCAGACAGCGCGGCATCGCCGTCGTCGAGACCGCCGTTGGTGACCGCTACGTCCTCGAGGCGATGCGGGAGAAGGGGTACACGCTCGGCGG
This is a stretch of genomic DNA from Flaviflexus salsibiostraticola. It encodes these proteins:
- the truA gene encoding tRNA pseudouridine(38-40) synthase TruA, which produces MNRIRLDLSYDGSGFHGWAAQPGLRTVEGVLTEALETILRRQIRLTVAGRTDAGVHAAAQTAHFDVEDEVWQRVPGRSSRTPGEALLTRLTGVMARGQVNRGIGDIVIARVEQTSSDFDARFSAVGRRYRYRIDDRPVPDVFARTRALRSEPLDDRLMMRAGAGLVGEHDFLSFCKPREGATTIRTLRGLDVHRPGSGPDAGLLVLDLEADAFCHSMVRSIVGTLVEIGRGRRDPVWAQKRLAERSRSEGVVIAPAHGLTLEGVEYPDESRYAQQAEQARRVRENPLTPSAARIDPVGCCD
- the rpsI gene encoding 30S ribosomal protein S9; this translates as MAETTAADIELEDVPSSYTVSSDAPETGQGQSLTAPGQALGRRKQAIARVRLVPGTGSWSINGRELEDYFPNKIHQQLVRSPFALLDIEGRFDVIARIDGGGVSGQAGAMRHGIARALNNIDRDHNRAALKKAGFLTRDARAVERKKAGLKKARKASQFSKR
- the rplM gene encoding 50S ribosomal protein L13, coding for MRTYTPKPGDVDSKWYVIDATDVVLGRLAAQVATLLRGKHKPNFAPNADLGDHVIIINAEKVRLTGNKRQQKFAYHHSGYPGGLRAVSYEELLEKFPERAVEKAVKGMLPHNRLAAQQIKKLKVYAGAQHPHQAQNPEVYELTQVTQ
- a CDS encoding ROK family protein; translated protein: MERKTQGPLTLGVDCGGGGIKATVLDADSQQIAPALREPVPYPLPPTKLISIVADMANQLPPADRITLGMPGMIRHGVVVHTPHYICRSGPRTKPVPDLVEQWRDFDMAQALKERFGVPALVLNDAEVAAAGIVSGQGLEFFMTLGTGLGTALVDNGVLSPHLEISHAPMRWGLTFDDVLGEHERRRLGDSAWSRRVLRAIELLFPVLRWDTLYIGGGNASRITPVVRARIENATFVPNTAGMSSGVQAWSFLNGRS
- the glmM gene encoding phosphoglucosamine mutase, which encodes MGRLFGTDGVRGLANRDVTADLALRLGAATARVLVGDRDAAGRPRAIVGRDTRQSGAMLAQAVAAGLASAGVDTIHVDVVSTPAIAYLTKAHGYDLGVMISASHNAMPDNGIKFFDSTGYKLADATEDAVEAHLDDDWERPVGDGVGRITDDYEVASREYLDHLSGAITADLSNLRIAVDCANGAASVLGPEALRRAGADVVVINSAPDGKNINDACGSTHPEQLKALTVASEADFGVAFDGDADRCLAVDHTGELVDGDQILGVLAAGMQDAGTLVDDTLVVTVMSNLGLKLALRQRGIAVVETAVGDRYVLEAMREKGYTLGGEQSGHVIASEYATTGDGILTSLLLAAQVASTGRNLRDLAGYVQRLPQTLINVAGVDKARAHTDEELLEAVRLAEVGMGDTGRVLLRPSGTEPLVRVMVEAGTQEEADRVANSLADVVKHRLAL